The Aureitalea marina genome includes a window with the following:
- a CDS encoding ParA family protein: MGKIIAIANQKGGVGKTTTSVNLAAGLGVLERRVLLIDADPQANATSGLGVDVDQVEKGTYQLLEHTANADEVIIGTNSPNVDIIPAHIDLVAIEIELVDKEAREYMLKEAIGSLRDQYDFILIDCAPSLGLLTLNALTAADSVIIPIQCEYFALEGLGKLLNTIKSVQRIHNQDLDIEGLLLTMYDSRLRLSNQVVEEVKKHFDEMVFQTIIQRNVRLGEAPSYGESIITYDAGSKGANNYLSLANELIEKNAAVHGQSD, encoded by the coding sequence GACCACGTCAGTCAATCTGGCTGCCGGGCTCGGTGTGCTGGAGAGACGGGTTTTGCTTATCGATGCAGACCCACAGGCCAATGCCACTTCGGGCTTGGGTGTAGATGTGGATCAAGTAGAGAAAGGCACCTATCAATTGTTGGAGCATACGGCTAACGCTGATGAGGTCATTATCGGGACCAATTCACCCAATGTGGATATCATACCGGCCCATATAGACCTGGTAGCCATCGAGATCGAACTGGTAGACAAAGAAGCCAGGGAATATATGTTGAAGGAGGCTATAGGTTCGCTTAGGGATCAATATGACTTTATCCTGATCGACTGTGCCCCTAGCCTGGGCTTACTTACGCTAAATGCCTTGACTGCGGCAGATTCCGTCATTATACCCATACAGTGCGAGTACTTTGCTCTGGAAGGCTTAGGGAAACTGCTCAATACAATCAAAAGTGTACAGCGGATCCACAACCAGGACCTGGATATCGAAGGCCTGTTACTGACCATGTACGATTCCAGGCTCAGATTATCTAACCAGGTGGTGGAAGAGGTCAAGAAACACTTTGACGAGATGGTTTTTCAGACCATTATTCAACGAAATGTGCGCCTGGGAGAAGCACCCAGTTACGGGGAAAGCATCATTACCTACGATGCAGGTAGTAAGGGAGCCAATAATTACTTAAGTTTGGCTAACGAATTAATCGAAAAAAACGCTGCCGTTCATGGCCAAAGCGACTAG
- a CDS encoding ParB/RepB/Spo0J family partition protein, with translation MAKATRKQALGRGLSALLKDPENDIRSVEDRHADKVVGNIIELDLALIETNPFQPRTSFNEESLRELATSIKELGVIQPITVRKVDTDKFQLVSGERRFRASKLVGLETIPAYVRLANDQESLEMALVENIQRQDLDPIEIALSYQRLIDEIQLTQEELSERVGKNRSTIANYLRLLKLDPIVQTGMRDGFISMGHGRALINVDQLEDQLDLYEKILSQNLSVRETEAMVRSYKDPGASPAKVKRETPQFALDAAQELKDRLGVKVKVKVNPSGKGQLAIPFGSKQELLRLLRQMSGED, from the coding sequence ATGGCCAAAGCGACTAGAAAACAAGCACTTGGACGTGGTTTGTCCGCCTTACTCAAGGACCCGGAGAACGATATCCGATCGGTGGAGGACCGGCATGCGGACAAAGTTGTTGGGAACATCATTGAGCTGGATCTGGCGCTTATAGAGACCAACCCATTTCAGCCAAGGACTTCCTTCAATGAAGAATCCCTGCGGGAACTGGCCACCTCCATCAAAGAATTGGGGGTCATTCAACCGATTACGGTTCGAAAGGTAGATACTGACAAATTCCAGCTGGTTAGTGGAGAGCGACGCTTTCGGGCGTCTAAACTGGTTGGTTTGGAAACCATACCTGCCTATGTCCGTCTGGCCAACGACCAGGAATCCCTGGAGATGGCCCTGGTGGAAAATATCCAGCGTCAGGATCTGGATCCAATCGAGATCGCCTTATCCTATCAGCGGCTTATCGATGAGATCCAACTGACCCAAGAGGAACTCAGCGAACGAGTAGGCAAGAACCGCTCTACGATCGCAAACTACCTGAGGCTGTTAAAGCTGGACCCTATCGTTCAGACAGGAATGCGTGATGGCTTTATAAGCATGGGACACGGAAGGGCCCTGATCAATGTAGATCAATTGGAGGATCAACTAGACCTCTATGAAAAGATACTGAGCCAAAATCTGTCAGTGAGGGAAACGGAAGCCATGGTGCGCAGTTACAAGGATCCGGGAGCCTCACCTGCAAAAGTGAAGCGGGAGACTCCGCAATTTGCCTTGGACGCAGCCCAGGAACTCAAAGATCGCCTGGGTGTAAAGGTTAAGGTGAAGGTAAATCCATCTGGCAAGGGTCAACTTGCTATTCCCTTTGGCAGTAAGCAGGAACTGCTCAGATTACTCCGGCAAATGAGTGGTGAGGACTAA
- a CDS encoding DUF5683 domain-containing protein, with product MRTNWVHIILFLFGFGATAQVSDSVQVAKDDQVEVVAEDLIKEPYNPLAPSTAAFYSAVLPGLGQAYNKRYWKIPIIYAGLATGVYFYIQNDNDYNRFRDAYKRRLAGFTDDEFYGPGDNPIISDDRLIDAQKSAQKNKDYSLIVVLGFYVLNIIDANVDAHLRQYNVSKDLSLSPGVQLDPINAQPNYSLSFTWDF from the coding sequence GTGAGGACTAATTGGGTACATATCATCCTATTCCTTTTCGGTTTTGGGGCTACAGCACAGGTCAGCGATTCGGTCCAGGTGGCCAAGGACGACCAGGTTGAAGTAGTAGCCGAAGACCTGATCAAAGAACCGTATAACCCTTTGGCCCCCTCTACTGCAGCCTTCTATTCTGCAGTCCTACCCGGGCTTGGACAGGCTTATAACAAACGCTATTGGAAGATTCCCATCATCTATGCCGGGCTGGCAACGGGAGTCTATTTCTACATTCAGAATGACAACGATTACAACCGGTTCAGGGATGCCTATAAAAGGCGATTGGCCGGGTTTACTGACGACGAATTCTATGGTCCGGGAGATAATCCCATTATATCGGATGATCGTTTGATCGATGCCCAGAAGTCCGCTCAGAAGAATAAGGATTACAGCCTGATCGTTGTCCTCGGCTTTTATGTACTCAATATCATTGATGCTAACGTAGATGCCCATCTGAGGCAATACAACGTGAGTAAAGATCTTAGCTTAAGCCCTGGCGTACAGCTGGACCCGATAAATGCCCAACCCAATTATTCACTTTCCTTTACCTGGGATTTCTGA
- the dapB gene encoding 4-hydroxy-tetrahydrodipicolinate reductase, translated as MKIALIGYGKMGKTIERLALEDGHQITHRIHKLERNEDLSLADVAIEFSIPEAAPDNILYCLEQGLAVISGTTGWLDRYQEVINKCEACNGCFVYASNFSIGVNLFFHLNRQLAQIMNSYPQYDVSMEETHHIHKLDAPSGTALTLAEYIIEARDELSGWTLENGQDNNLFINAIREGEVNGIHEITYGSEVDRISIKHQADSRDGFAKGAILAAQWSLGRQGVFSMTDVLNLNTAPGGENN; from the coding sequence ATGAAGATTGCACTAATCGGTTATGGAAAGATGGGCAAGACCATCGAACGCCTGGCCCTGGAAGACGGTCATCAGATCACCCATCGCATCCACAAGCTGGAACGCAATGAAGATCTTTCCCTAGCCGATGTGGCCATCGAATTCTCCATACCCGAAGCTGCACCGGACAATATTTTATATTGCCTGGAGCAAGGTCTTGCCGTGATAAGCGGGACAACCGGCTGGTTAGATCGCTACCAGGAAGTGATAAATAAATGTGAAGCCTGTAACGGATGCTTTGTCTATGCGTCGAATTTCAGCATTGGCGTGAATTTGTTCTTTCACCTGAACCGTCAATTGGCTCAGATCATGAACAGCTACCCACAGTATGATGTTAGCATGGAAGAGACCCATCACATACATAAACTGGACGCACCGTCCGGAACTGCTTTGACCCTGGCTGAATATATAATTGAGGCCCGGGATGAGCTGAGCGGATGGACCCTAGAGAATGGACAAGACAATAATCTGTTTATCAATGCGATACGGGAAGGCGAGGTGAACGGAATACACGAGATCACTTACGGCTCTGAGGTAGACCGGATCAGCATTAAACATCAGGCAGATAGCAGGGATGGTTTTGCAAAGGGTGCTATCTTAGCGGCCCAATGGTCATTAGGGCGTCAAGGGGTGTTCTCTATGACCGATGTATTAAATTTAAACACCGCCCCTGGCGGAGAAAACAACTAA
- a CDS encoding WbqC family protein, whose amino-acid sequence MGPLLVHPTYWPSIAQMAYVIRANEVVFERWDNYQKQTYRNRAYIAHANGKLSLNVPVLHSVDGRRQTSREVRTDGRFPWAEQHWKSLQSAYRSSPYFEYYEDELIDLFSEMDVNLMDHNMRVFQRVCELLGTEINWRFSDSYQMEADEFYDKRNLVVAKKAPTYSLTPYTQVLQPHGEFLSNLSILDLLFNEGPNTLSYLMEQNLDI is encoded by the coding sequence ATGGGACCTCTTTTAGTACATCCCACCTACTGGCCCTCCATTGCTCAGATGGCCTATGTCATACGAGCAAATGAAGTTGTATTTGAACGCTGGGATAATTACCAGAAACAAACCTATAGAAACAGGGCGTATATCGCTCATGCCAATGGTAAATTGAGCCTCAATGTCCCCGTGCTTCACTCGGTGGATGGAAGAAGGCAGACCAGCCGTGAAGTTAGGACGGACGGACGGTTTCCCTGGGCAGAACAGCATTGGAAGTCCCTACAATCTGCCTACAGGTCCAGTCCTTATTTCGAATACTACGAAGACGAACTCATCGATCTCTTCTCGGAGATGGATGTCAATCTAATGGACCATAACATGCGGGTCTTCCAGCGGGTCTGTGAATTACTGGGAACGGAAATTAATTGGCGCTTCTCAGATTCTTATCAGATGGAAGCAGATGAATTCTATGATAAGCGGAATCTGGTTGTCGCCAAGAAGGCGCCGACCTACTCCCTAACCCCCTACACCCAGGTACTGCAACCGCATGGAGAATTCCTCTCCAATTTGAGCATACTCGATCTACTCTTCAACGAAGGCCCTAATACCTTGTCTTATCTGATGGAGCAGAATCTAGATATCTAG
- a CDS encoding endonuclease/exonuclease/phosphatase family protein, translating into MSKRRSGFLGRIIYGINILAALLLLISYLVPYVPPARFPSISLIGLAVSPLIVINLLFLLYWLVGFRRQSWLSGTVLLLGFLLHGPLYRFGSNTELAIDGPHLKVMSYNVRLFNAYEEEPGDVVDHLLDELIQEHQPDVICIQEYYKEHPVDFSQYPYQFTHFRDGSALGYAIFSKYPMTAKGSFDFDDTGNNSVYTDLEVGGNKLRLYNLHLQSLGILPTVDYLQNNDSERTRKRMADGFARQQEQLEVILEHMTNSPYPILVGADLNNTPFSYVYRKLNKQLVDGFREEGRGLGTTFRFDSYPLRIDYLFADSSLKFLDFQTLDRTFSDHYPVMATLKLP; encoded by the coding sequence ATGAGCAAGAGACGCAGTGGTTTTTTGGGGAGAATCATCTACGGGATCAATATCCTGGCGGCCCTCTTATTACTGATCTCCTACCTGGTACCATATGTACCCCCTGCTCGTTTTCCTTCTATTTCGTTGATCGGCCTGGCCGTATCTCCCTTGATCGTCATCAATTTGTTATTCCTATTGTATTGGTTGGTTGGATTCAGAAGGCAGTCTTGGTTGTCTGGAACTGTACTTTTACTCGGATTTTTATTGCATGGCCCCTTGTATCGCTTTGGTTCCAATACGGAACTCGCCATAGACGGACCGCATTTGAAAGTGATGAGCTATAATGTTCGCCTTTTTAACGCCTATGAAGAGGAACCGGGTGATGTGGTTGATCATCTCCTGGACGAACTCATTCAAGAACATCAACCGGATGTGATCTGTATACAGGAATATTATAAGGAGCATCCGGTAGATTTTAGCCAATATCCCTATCAGTTCACACATTTCCGTGATGGCAGTGCCTTGGGCTATGCTATATTTTCCAAATATCCCATGACTGCCAAAGGGTCTTTTGACTTTGACGATACCGGGAACAACAGTGTCTATACTGATCTGGAAGTAGGAGGGAACAAATTGCGTCTCTATAATCTTCACCTGCAATCCCTGGGAATTCTACCGACTGTGGATTATTTGCAGAACAACGATTCCGAGCGGACCCGCAAACGCATGGCCGATGGTTTTGCCAGACAACAGGAACAACTGGAGGTGATCCTGGAGCATATGACCAATTCCCCATATCCTATCCTAGTGGGTGCAGACCTGAATAACACCCCCTTTTCTTATGTCTACAGGAAACTTAACAAACAGCTTGTGGACGGATTTAGGGAAGAGGGTCGCGGATTGGGAACTACCTTCCGATTTGACTCTTACCCACTTCGGATCGATTATTTGTTCGCCGATTCCTCGCTGAAATTCCTCGACTTTCAGACCCTGGACAGAACCTTCTCGGATCACTATCCTGTGATGGCTACTTTGAAGTTACCCTAG
- a CDS encoding rhomboid family protein, with translation MPQTNLIQQYKTANILIKLIVINVAIFLVVRLLGFFTLTDPYELTKWFVLPDTWSEFVLQPWSFITYSFVHYGFFHILINMLWLYWFGQMILNLFSAKRLLTVYLMGAISGGLLFVLAYGLFPVFENARGYLLGASGAVTALMVFIAAYAPNTAIRIFTFNLKIWQVAVFLVLLDLVRLPSSGNAGGLLAHLGGAILGYVYAVQLIRGKDIGLGFERMMDGVANLFKSRKQRPFKKVHRNTKTKSAQGKSMRDQKSDQQKKVDAILDKISKSGYESLSKSEKDFLFRAGKDD, from the coding sequence ATGCCGCAGACCAACCTCATACAACAGTACAAGACGGCCAATATTCTGATCAAATTGATCGTGATCAATGTGGCCATCTTCCTGGTGGTTCGATTGCTTGGGTTCTTCACTCTTACAGACCCCTACGAATTGACCAAGTGGTTCGTTCTGCCGGATACCTGGTCGGAATTTGTGCTGCAACCCTGGTCCTTTATTACCTACAGCTTTGTGCATTATGGTTTTTTCCATATTCTGATCAATATGCTCTGGCTGTATTGGTTTGGCCAGATGATACTCAACCTGTTCTCGGCAAAGCGGCTCTTGACCGTTTACCTGATGGGAGCGATCAGTGGAGGTTTGTTGTTTGTACTGGCCTATGGGCTGTTTCCTGTATTTGAAAATGCTCGTGGCTATCTATTAGGGGCATCGGGTGCCGTTACTGCCCTGATGGTCTTTATCGCGGCCTATGCGCCCAATACCGCCATCCGCATCTTCACTTTTAACCTGAAGATCTGGCAGGTAGCCGTATTCCTGGTCTTACTGGATCTGGTTCGCTTGCCCTCATCCGGTAATGCCGGAGGATTACTGGCCCATTTGGGTGGAGCCATACTTGGGTATGTGTATGCCGTTCAATTGATCCGGGGGAAGGATATCGGCCTTGGATTTGAGCGTATGATGGACGGTGTGGCCAATCTGTTTAAAAGTCGTAAACAGCGTCCATTTAAGAAGGTACATAGGAATACCAAGACGAAATCGGCCCAGGGTAAAAGTATGCGGGATCAAAAGAGTGATCAGCAGAAAAAGGTAGATGCCATCCTGGATAAAATCAGTAAAAGCGGATATGAGAGCCTGAGTAAATCGGAAAAGGATTTCTTGTTTCGGGCCGGTAAGGACGATTAA
- a CDS encoding rhomboid family intramembrane serine protease, which produces MGRITETVKVLIIVNVLFFGGTLLAEEISYRLFSLYYFENPNFRFWQPVTHMFMHGGFMHILFNMYALWAFGTPLEMQWGRKKFLFFYFSAGLGAAFVHSFVNYYNYHQGLEILVSSGMSSEQIESFLSDPSNSVYTMFQAFNVPAVGASGAIYGILVAFGLMYPNVELMLIFLPIPIKAKYFIPALILLDLFSGVTGFSVFGQNIANWAHIGGALFGFIMAYYWKKNSFNDTRWN; this is translated from the coding sequence ATGGGAAGAATTACCGAGACCGTAAAGGTTCTAATCATTGTCAATGTGCTCTTTTTTGGGGGAACATTGTTGGCCGAAGAGATATCTTATCGGTTGTTCTCACTCTATTATTTTGAGAATCCCAATTTTCGGTTCTGGCAACCCGTCACGCATATGTTCATGCATGGAGGGTTTATGCATATCCTCTTCAATATGTATGCGCTTTGGGCCTTTGGTACACCCCTGGAAATGCAATGGGGAAGGAAGAAGTTCCTGTTTTTCTATTTTTCTGCGGGCTTGGGTGCGGCGTTTGTACACTCTTTTGTTAACTACTACAATTATCACCAAGGTTTAGAAATATTAGTTTCGTCAGGTATGAGTTCGGAACAAATAGAATCATTCTTATCTGACCCGAGTAATAGCGTTTATACAATGTTTCAGGCGTTCAATGTGCCTGCGGTTGGCGCATCCGGTGCTATTTATGGTATACTGGTGGCCTTTGGGTTGATGTATCCCAATGTAGAGCTGATGCTGATCTTCCTGCCCATACCGATCAAGGCCAAGTATTTTATCCCAGCCCTGATCCTGTTGGATCTGTTCTCTGGGGTAACTGGCTTCTCGGTCTTTGGTCAGAATATTGCCAATTGGGCACATATTGGGGGTGCCTTATTTGGGTTTATCATGGCTTACTACTGGAAAAAGAATAGTTTTAACGACACCCGCTGGAACTGA
- the mutL gene encoding DNA mismatch repair endonuclease MutL produces MADIITLLPDHVANQIAAGEVVQRPASVVKELMENAIDAGATQVQLVVKDAGKTLIQLIDNGCGMSKADAQLSFSRHATSKIKEADDLFSLSTKGFRGEALASIAAIAQVEMRTRRPEDELAIQIRISGGEMEAAEAVTGPVGTTISVKNLFYNIPARRNFLKSDAVEQRHILDEFHRVALAHPKVHFKLISNGNDLFNLPSANLRKRIVGIFGPKTNEKLVPLEEKTEIVCISGFVLKPEYARKSRGEQFFFVNDRFIKSAYLNHAVGMAFEGIVKEGAHPGFFIFLEVDPNAIDINIHPTKTEIKFEDEHAIYAMLRSTIRHSLGQYRVAASLDFDHSLDLNPSYESTKQVPVSPKIEVDRHFNPFSEKEGKAGYSSGKPPKPEVKWESLYSGTAISDPQGFHDPAEFPLEESEELESRLFDQDTVESKQETFQVGAKYIACRIRNGMIMLHQARAHQRILYESYLSRLTMERGGSQQLLFPVKIEYDNKQLTLLEDIREGLEQMGFEFADWHSDGISIQALPAEMEEVQVERVLGQLIDDLDQELPELGYSINDRMARSLAASMAIRTGTILEAEEREQLVHELFACKEPDRAPDGRPVLITLDNKFFDKQFS; encoded by the coding sequence ATGGCGGATATCATTACGCTATTACCGGATCATGTAGCCAACCAGATCGCGGCAGGAGAGGTCGTCCAACGTCCTGCTTCCGTTGTCAAGGAACTGATGGAGAACGCTATTGATGCTGGTGCGACCCAGGTGCAGCTGGTTGTTAAGGATGCCGGCAAGACCCTGATCCAACTGATAGACAATGGTTGTGGAATGAGTAAGGCCGACGCTCAATTGAGCTTTTCCAGGCACGCAACCTCCAAGATAAAAGAAGCTGATGACCTCTTCAGCTTATCCACTAAAGGATTCAGGGGAGAAGCCCTGGCCTCCATTGCGGCGATTGCCCAAGTGGAAATGCGGACCAGAAGGCCTGAGGACGAACTAGCCATTCAGATCCGGATATCCGGAGGCGAAATGGAAGCTGCCGAAGCGGTTACTGGTCCTGTTGGCACAACCATTTCTGTTAAGAATCTCTTTTACAACATTCCAGCAAGGAGAAACTTCCTGAAAAGCGATGCCGTAGAACAGAGGCACATTTTGGATGAGTTCCATAGGGTGGCTTTGGCTCACCCCAAGGTTCACTTCAAGTTGATCAGCAACGGCAATGATCTTTTCAATCTGCCATCGGCTAACCTGCGTAAGCGTATCGTCGGGATCTTTGGGCCAAAGACCAATGAGAAACTGGTCCCCCTGGAAGAAAAAACAGAGATCGTCTGTATCAGTGGTTTTGTCCTTAAACCAGAATACGCCAGAAAAAGCAGGGGAGAGCAGTTCTTCTTTGTGAACGATCGCTTTATAAAGAGTGCTTACCTCAATCACGCTGTGGGAATGGCATTTGAAGGAATAGTCAAGGAGGGTGCCCATCCGGGCTTTTTTATTTTCCTGGAGGTTGATCCGAATGCTATCGATATTAACATCCACCCAACAAAGACAGAGATCAAATTTGAAGATGAACACGCGATCTATGCCATGTTGCGGTCCACCATTCGTCACAGCCTGGGTCAATACAGGGTAGCAGCATCTTTGGATTTTGATCATTCCCTGGATCTGAATCCAAGCTATGAGAGCACCAAGCAAGTCCCGGTCTCACCAAAGATCGAGGTGGATAGACACTTCAACCCATTCAGTGAAAAGGAGGGTAAAGCAGGATACTCTTCGGGAAAACCGCCTAAACCTGAAGTAAAATGGGAGTCTCTCTATTCAGGCACAGCCATAAGCGATCCACAAGGATTTCACGACCCTGCAGAGTTTCCCTTAGAAGAATCTGAGGAACTGGAGAGCCGGCTATTTGACCAGGATACGGTAGAAAGCAAGCAGGAAACCTTCCAGGTCGGAGCCAAGTATATTGCATGCAGGATCCGAAATGGAATGATCATGTTGCATCAGGCTCGGGCCCATCAGCGAATCCTGTACGAGTCTTATCTTTCTCGACTGACTATGGAAAGGGGAGGTTCTCAGCAATTGTTATTTCCCGTGAAGATCGAGTATGACAACAAACAATTGACCCTTTTGGAAGATATACGGGAGGGCTTGGAGCAAATGGGCTTTGAATTTGCCGATTGGCATTCGGATGGGATTTCCATTCAAGCCCTACCTGCTGAGATGGAAGAAGTTCAGGTAGAAAGGGTATTGGGGCAATTGATAGACGATTTGGATCAGGAATTACCCGAATTGGGCTATAGCATCAATGATCGTATGGCCAGGTCCCTGGCCGCTTCCATGGCCATAAGGACTGGAACAATACTAGAGGCAGAAGAGCGGGAGCAATTGGTCCACGAACTCTTTGCATGCAAAGAGCCGGACAGGGCCCCGGACGGACGGCCCGTACTGATCACCTTGGACAACAAATTTTTCGATAAGCAGTTTAGTTAA
- a CDS encoding riboflavin synthase subunit beta, which translates to MGILKTKKNKKFNYSPRYYSSEKEGSPYRMEQKFDQFRKTVGSNRGLKNKFKAAWDDLRDRSDKNANRRILIIIAILVLIFLYLIDFDLSIFTQPN; encoded by the coding sequence ATGGGAATATTAAAGACCAAAAAGAACAAGAAATTCAACTATTCGCCTCGTTATTATTCGTCTGAGAAAGAGGGTAGTCCCTACCGGATGGAACAGAAATTCGATCAGTTCCGTAAGACGGTGGGATCTAACCGAGGCTTAAAGAATAAATTCAAAGCTGCCTGGGACGACCTTCGGGATCGTTCCGATAAGAATGCCAACCGGCGGATCCTTATCATAATTGCTATTTTGGTGCTAATCTTCCTTTACCTGATCGATTTCGATTTATCCATCTTTACCCAGCCTAACTAA
- the ribH gene encoding 6,7-dimethyl-8-ribityllumazine synthase — MATAGNNLSAYDPKDVPSARDMRFGLVVSEWNDQITQALFQGAFDALIDCGALKENIVRWNVPGSFELVYGSKKMTEAFDMLDAVIAVGSVIQGETKHFDFVCEAVSQGIKDLNVRGDIPVIFCVLTDNNIEQSLARSGGEHGNKGTEAAIAAIKMAQLRRDAKFYKG; from the coding sequence ATGGCTACTGCAGGAAATAATCTCTCTGCTTACGATCCCAAAGATGTTCCATCTGCACGGGACATGCGATTTGGCTTGGTCGTCTCTGAATGGAACGATCAGATTACCCAAGCCTTATTTCAGGGTGCCTTCGATGCCCTTATCGATTGTGGTGCGCTAAAGGAGAACATCGTACGATGGAATGTTCCCGGTAGTTTCGAATTGGTCTATGGGTCTAAGAAAATGACCGAGGCCTTCGATATGCTGGACGCTGTGATCGCGGTAGGAAGTGTGATCCAGGGGGAGACCAAACACTTCGATTTTGTCTGTGAGGCCGTTTCTCAGGGAATTAAGGACCTCAATGTACGTGGTGACATTCCGGTGATCTTTTGTGTACTGACGGACAACAACATAGAGCAGTCCTTGGCAAGGAGTGGCGGTGAGCACGGCAACAAAGGTACGGAGGCTGCCATAGCGGCTATCAAGATGGCCCAGCTGCGAAGGGACGCCAAGTTTTATAAGGGTTAA
- a CDS encoding tetratricopeptide repeat protein — translation MATYKKRGYKPKTKAEKQEVLEDGSATAEVFKSLDEGASKTEAWIEKNQNLILGIVGGIALVVLGYLAYQEFVQAPKEEEAMNEMFQAQNYFELAMTAQQKDSLYNLSLNGGAGKYGFLDIIDNYGGTDAANLAHYYAGMAYMNTRSYQDAIQYLDKFNGEDDVLAPLAKGAIGDAFAQLGQMDEALGYYVQAANLRNNNLTTPRFLLKAGVTALELGNSADAVSYFQRILDEYPNSAESGNARSFKGRAEAMQ, via the coding sequence ATGGCCACCTACAAGAAAAGAGGATATAAGCCTAAGACCAAAGCTGAAAAGCAGGAGGTTCTGGAAGACGGAAGTGCAACGGCGGAGGTATTTAAGTCGTTGGATGAAGGGGCATCTAAGACCGAAGCCTGGATCGAGAAGAATCAGAACCTGATCCTGGGGATTGTTGGAGGTATCGCCCTGGTGGTTTTGGGATACCTGGCCTACCAGGAATTTGTGCAGGCTCCCAAGGAAGAGGAAGCCATGAACGAGATGTTCCAGGCTCAGAACTATTTCGAGCTTGCCATGACTGCTCAGCAAAAAGATTCGCTGTACAATCTATCTCTAAACGGGGGTGCCGGTAAATACGGATTCCTGGATATTATCGATAATTACGGAGGAACAGATGCAGCTAATCTCGCGCACTACTATGCGGGTATGGCCTATATGAATACACGAAGTTATCAGGATGCCATTCAATATCTGGATAAGTTCAATGGAGAGGACGATGTACTTGCACCGTTAGCTAAAGGAGCCATTGGAGATGCCTTTGCCCAATTGGGTCAAATGGATGAGGCCTTGGGTTATTATGTACAGGCAGCTAATTTGCGGAACAATAACCTGACTACTCCACGCTTTTTATTAAAAGCCGGAGTTACGGCCCTTGAATTAGGGAATTCTGCAGATGCTGTATCCTATTTTCAGCGTATACTTGACGAATATCCTAACTCGGCCGAATCGGGCAATGCCCGCAGCTTCAAAGGCCGGGCCGAAGCTATGCAATAA